The Hymenobacter sp. DG01 sequence AAAACGGCATTTCTTTTCGGCGGGCGCGCCGGCCGTGGCCGGTAGCCAGTGGGCCGGTGGTCGGGTTGGGGCCAGGCATTGAGGTAGCCTTCGATGCCCCCCGCCGGCAGTTTACCGCTGTTACCGACTCTGTTCGTCGGCCCCTGCCCCTGCTGACCCGGCCGTTGCGCCTGGCCGTGAGCTACGATGCTGCCCACGCCCCCTCGGCCCGGGTGCTGGCTGCGGCTTTGCGGGCGGCCGGCTCCGTGCTACCCCTCTCCCCCCGCCTGACCGTTGGCGGTGCGCTTCCCCTCCCCACTGACTCCCTCGACTGGCTGTTCTGGCTGCGCGATGCGCCGGTTCCGGCCCCTTGGGCGGGGCGGGTAGCCCAGGGGCTGCACATCTGGCAGGAAGCTGCGGGAACCGGGCAGGTCCGGGCAGTCAGCTTCGCGGCTCCGGGCAGCGCCGTCCCGGTTCGGCTGCACCGCCTCGATTCGGCTGTTGCGGTGGGGGCCTCCACGGCTTGGCCGCTGGCAACGGGCGGGCCGCTGCTTTCCACCCGCCCCAACGGGGCCGGCACCTGGTACCGCCTGCACACCCGCCTCGACCCGGCCTGGAGCAGCCTGTCCGAAAGCCCCGAGCTACCCGCCCTGCTCCTGTCGCTGCTGCTGCCCGAGCTTCCGGCAGCGCCTACCCTGCGCCCCGACCCTCGGGTTATGCCCCTGCGCCAGCTCACGGCGGGGCCGGTAGCCGCGCCCACTACCGCCCCGCGCGCAACGCCCGGCCCCGTCCGTGCCTTAGCGCCCTGGGCAGTGGCGGCAGCGGGCCTGCTGTTTGGGCTGGAGCGCCTGCTGGCTGCCCGACGGTTCCGGCAGCAGGCTGCCTGATTTCTTCTGTACTATCTCCGCTTCTGACATGAATTCGCTGACTGCTAGTGCTTCCGCTCCTACCACTACCGCGTTGCGGGAGGCTCATCGGGAGTGGGCCTGGCGCAGCACGGCGGCGCTGCTGGTGCCGGCCGCCGCCGCGGGCGCGCTGCTGCTGGCTCTTTACCTGGGCTGGCCTGTAGCCCGCCTGGCAGTGCTCGGCGTGGCCGGGCTGGGTTTGCTGGGGCTGGCTGCGCGGCTTTGGCACATCTGGCAGCAGCCCTTGCCGCGCGTTGCCCGCCGCCTCAACCGGCACCATCCGGAGCTGGAAGACAGCAGCACCCTGCTGCTGCGCGACTCCACCGAGCTTAACCTGCTGGAACAGCTGCAGCAGCAACGGCTGCTGGACCGCCTGCCCCACCTGAGCGCCGCGGGCCCACTGCTTCCCGTAGATTTTCGCCGGCCCCTGCTGCTGGCCGGCGTGCTGCTGGCCCTGGCCGCCGGGGTCTGGTGGCAGCACCCTACGGCGGGAGCTACCCCCTCACAACCCACCGAAAAGCCACTTCAGCTGCGTTTCGCGGCCCAGAAGCCCCTACCCCCAACGGCGGCCCGCATCCTGGAAACGCGCCTGCGGGTGCAGCCTCCCGCTTATACCCGGCAGCCCGCTTTTTCGCCCGCTGCGGCATCGTTCCGCTGCCTGCGGGGCAGCCAGGTGCGCTGGACCGTACGGCTGAGTCGGGCCGTACCAGCTGCCCCGGTGCTGGAGCTGGGCAGTCGGCGTGTGCCGCTGCGGGCCGTTCCGGGCCGGTCGGCGGAGTTTGCCACCGAAGTTCCACTGACGGCTTCGGTCCTGTACCGCATCCGGTTCGAGGGGCAGCTTTCGGAGGAATATGCCATTGAAGTGCAGCCCGATCAGGCGCCTACCATCCGGCTCATCACCCCAAAAGCCTACACCCTGGTAGAGTTTGGCCGCCCGCCCCAGGTAGCCATCCGGGCCCAGCTGCACGACGATTTTGGCCTGACCCGCGCCCGCCTAGTTGCCACCATTGCCCAGGGCCAGGGCGAAGCCGTGAAGTTTCGGGAAGTGGTAACGGACCTCAGCGCTGCTCTGCGCGGGCAACCCCAGACGGGCACCGTGCAGCACCTGCTGCGCCTGCCGGCCCTGGGCCTTACTTACGGCGACGAAGTGTACTTCTACCTGCAGGCCTGGGACAACCACCAGCAGCTGACCCGCTCCGATACCTACTTGGTGCAGTGGGAAGATACCACGGTGCAGGAAAGCGCCCTGGATGTGTCGTTGGGCGTAAGTGCCAAGCCGGCCTACTTCCGTAGTCAGCGCCAGATTATTATCGACACCGAAAAACTGCTCGCTGAGCAGCGCGGCCTCCCGGCGGCTACCCTACTGGAGCGCGCCAATGGCATCGGCTTCGATCAGAAAATACTGCGCATGCGCTACGGCAAGTTTCTGGGTGAAGAAGCCGATGAAACCATTGGGGGCCCGGCTCCTGGTCCGCCCACGGCCGATGCTCCGGCCGAGGAGCCCGGCCTGGGTTCCGTAGTGGCCGAAGACCACACCGAAGCCACACCCCCTACCCCGGCTGCTACTCCCGAAGGCCATTCCGCCGACGACGGCCACGACCATAGCCACGCTTCTTCCTCCTCGGCCCATGATGCGCCCGGCGCCGCCCTTACGGCCGAGCTGATGGACCCGTACATTCACCACCACGACGATTCTGAGACGGCCGACTTCCTGGAGCCCGCCGTGAAGGCCAAGCTGCAGGCCGTGCTCGGCCAGATGTGGGAGGCCGAGCTGCGCCTGCGTACCGGCCGCCCCCGCGAGGCCCTGCCCTTTGAGTACCGCGCCCTGCGCCTACTCAAACAGGTACAGCAGCAAACCCGTGCCTACGTCAAGAAAGCCGGCTTCACGCCCCCGCCCATGCCCGAAGCCACTACCCGCCTTACCGGCGACCTGGCCGGCGCCGCCGCTCCCCGCCGCGAGCTGCAGTTGGCTGCCCCGGCCCGGCAGCCGGTGGTGCGGGCCGCCCTGCGCCTGCTCACCCAGCTGCACGGCCAGGCCTCGCCTCCGGCCGGCGCCGCTACTACCCTCGACCAGGCCGGGCAGGAGCTGGCCCGGGCCGCGCTGCAAAATCCGGGAGCTTACCTCAGCGCCCTGCGTGAGCTGCGCAGCCTGAGCGCCACGCTGCGCCGAGGGCAGCCGGCAGCGGCTGAGAAGCTGCCCCTCATCGAGCGGGCGCTAACGGCCCTGCTGCCACCGGCCCCGCCTACCCCGGCGCACGCCGCCAAGCCGGGCAACCGCCTGGCCCGGCGCTACCTGCAGGAGCTGAGCCGGTAGGGGCCTGCCCATTGCTGTTGCTGGCTTCGAGCCGTCCGTTTTTTTGCGTTGAGTACCCGTCCGCTTTCCCTCTGATGATTTATTTTCTTGCCTTCTGTCTGCTTTTAGCCACTGCCCTGACCCTAGCAGCTTGGCGCCGGCCCGATGCCCGGCGGCGTCTGCTGCGGCTGGGAGCCGGGCTGGCAGCCGTGGGCGGGCTGTGGCTGGCGGCTTTTCCTCCTACCCGCACCCAGCAGCAGCTGGCCAGCCAGGCGGCTATTGTGCTAACCGATGGTTACTCACCAGACAGCCTGCGCCAGCTGCTGCGTGGGCTGGCCGCCGGTACGCCGGTGTGGCGCTACGGAGCCACTCCCCCCGATACCCCTATCCTCAGCAACCTTCCGGCCCTCCGCCAACGCCTGCCCCAGCTGCACACCGTGCATGTGCTGGGCCAGGGCCTGCCCGCCGCCGATGTGCCGGCCCTTCGCGGACTGCGGGTGGTAGCACACCCGGCGGCACAAGCCGTGGGCTTCCGGGCGGCGGCCTGGCCTCGCCAGCCTGAGTTAGGTCAGCCCTGGGCCGTTGAGGGCTCTTTTAGCGGTGCCACCGCTCCTGCCTGGATTAGCCTGCAGGCGGCCGGCGCGCCGCGCGACTCCGTGCGGCTGCCGGCTGGAGGGGGCACTTTCCGGCTTCGCTTTACCCCGAAGGCCGAAGGTCGGGCCGTGTATAGCCTGGTGGCACGCACCGAGGGCAAAGTGCTGGCCCAGGAGCCCGTGCCCCTGGAAGTGCGCCCCACCCGGCCCGTGCGCGTGTTGCTGCTGGCCGCCGCGCCTTCCTTTGAAGTTCGATTTCTGAAAAACTACCTTGCTTCTCACCAGCACAGCGTAGCCGTGCGCACGGGCGTCAGTCGGGGGCTGGTCCAGACCGAGTTTCTGAACAGCGCTACCTCCCCCGACCTCTCCCGACTTACCCCAGCCCTGCTGGCGCGTGTTGAGCTGGTTTTGGCGGATGCCGGTTCCCTGGCCGCTTTGTCAGGAGCTGAGAGTGCCGCGCTGGCCCAGGCAGTGCGGGCTGGCAGCTGTGGTGTACTGCTGCTGGCCGATGCTGCCACCATACCGCGCGCGCTACCCGGCGCTGGGGCTTTTGGACTTCTTACTCGTTCTGCAGCGGCAGCTACGGCGCCCCAACCTCTCAGCTGGCCCGAGGCCCCAGTGCGCCCGGCCGCGCTGCTGCCTGCTACCCTGCGGCCCGGCCCCGAGCTCCGGCCCCTGGTACTGGCCCCGAACCAGCAGCCGGTAGCAGCGGCCCGGCGCCTGGGGCTTGGGCAGGTGGCCGTCACGACGGTAGCCGAAACGTTTCCGTGGCTGCTGCAGGGGCAAACGGCGGCCTACGAGGCCTACTGGAGTTACCTGCTGACGGCCCTGGTCCCGGCCACGTCATCTGTTCCGGCCATTGAGCTTACCACGGCCTGGCCCCGGCCCCATGCGCCCCTTACCCTCCAGGTTACGGGGGCCTCGGCCCCCTACCTGCGCCTGCGCGCCGGCAACGCCGCTCCGGTGCAGGTGGCCCTGCGCCAGAACGCCTACGTACCGGAGTGGAGCACGGCCCCTTATTGGCCTACCGCACCGGGCTGGCACGAAGCGCAGGCCGGCCCGGCGCGGCAGTGGTTTTATGTGTTCAGCAATGAGCAGTGGCGCGGTCCGGCCCGGCAGGAATGGCTGCGGGCCGTAGCGCCCCTGGGCGCGGCCGCCAAAGTATCGGCGGCTCCGGCAACTGTTACCACGCACTCAGGTTGGCCGCGCTGGTGGGGCTACCTGCTTTTCCTGCTCGGAGCCGGTTTGCTTTGGCTGGAGGAAAAGCTGTAAGTGGTTAGGCTACCCGTTTGCTTGCCGCTGGCCTACTTGCGTTGGCTTTCCTGAATCCATCAGCGTAATGCCAGACTCCGGCCGTGGGCAGCGGCCGGGGCCTGAAAGCAAAAAGCCCGAGCTCCGCGGTACGGAACTCGGGCTTCGGGAAAAACGTACCGGCCAAACCGGCGCGTAATTACTTCTGCTCGGTAGCAGTGGTAGTGGTGGTAGCTTCCGTGGTAGCGGGAGCAGCCTCAGTGGTAGCAGCAGCAGCCGTGGTGTCGGTGGTAGCAGCAGCAGCCGTGGTGTCGGTGGTAGCAGCAGCTTCAACCGAAGGAGTTTCGGTAGAAGTGGTGGTTTCTTCAGCTTTCTTCGACTCGCACGAAACGAGGGTAGCAGCGAAAACAACGGCCAGAGCGGATACCTTCAGGAGGTTCTTCATTTTGGTAGTAGGTTTGAAAAATTTTGTCCGAAAAACGCCCTTCATACCGGCAGAAGCGAATGGTAACCCAACAGTAGAAAATATTTTTTCACTGGGTTACCCTGCGGGGCTCACTGTATTAATCAACAAAGCGAATGGGTAAGGGACAACCTGCCTACACCGACGAGGAATTTGTGGCGGCCATCCGCCGCGACGACGACCGGGCGCTGGCGCAGCTCTACCGGCTGCACTTCCCCATGATTTCGCACTACGTGCTGCAAAACAGCGGCACCGAGGACGAAGCCAAGGATGTGTATCAGGAGGGAGTGATGGTATTCTATGAAAAGGTACGCGAAGGCTCTCTGGAGCTGAGCTGCCAGATCAAAACCTACCTCTACGCCGTGTGTCGGCGCCTCTGGCTGAAACGGCTCACGGAGAAAACCCGCTTCGGCGGCCGTCTCGATGACCACGAGCCCTACCTCGAGACCGGCGCCGAAGCCGATCTGGAAGTGGCTGAAGAGCGCGACCGGCAGCTGGGCACCATGAGCCAGGCTCTGGAGCGCATCGGGGAGCCCTGCCGCTCGCTTTTGGAAGGATTTTACCTGCTCGATAAATCGATGCAGCAGCTTACGGCCGAGTTTGGCTACACCAACGCCGACAACGCCAAGAATCAAAAATACAAGTGCCTGGTACGACTTAAAAAACTGTTTTTCAGTCAGTACCAGGAACACGAGACTTAGCCCCGGCGGTTAGTACTCGGGAAGCCTGGGGCGCACTGCCCCGCTTGCCTGTGCTGACTGCTACCCCCGGACATGAAAACCGAAGCCGACTACTACGCTTTATTTGACGCTTACCGCGCGGGCACCCTGCCCGACGAGGAGCGCACGGCCCTGGAGCGCCGCCTTGCCGCCGACCCGGCGCTGGAACGCCGCCTGCAGGAGTTCGAAGCCCTGACCGGCACGCTCACGGCGTATGGCCGCCGCCTGGCCCTGCGCCGCAAGCTGCAGGCCATCCACGCCGATATGGAGGCGGAGCAGGCCGTGCGCCTGACCCCGCTGGCCAAAGTAGCCGAGGAAGACGAGCGGCACGAGCGGTTTGCCAGCGGCCAGCCCCCCCGGCCCATGCTGCGCATTTCGCGCACCGAGGAAAAGCTGCGGGCCTTCTGGCACGGCCACCGTGCCACCATGATGGTGGCTGCCTCGGTGGCCATTATGGCCGTATTTGCCACCCTGTTGGGCCTGGAGTGGTGGCGCGCCTCCCAGAAGTCGTCGTTGTACGGGTACACCGTTCTGCGCCGCGAGGTAGAGCGCATTAAGCGCACCCAGCGCTCCATGAACCGCACGCTCAACCAGATAGAAGCCCAGCCGGAGAAAATCAATCCGGGCAAGTTCAGCGGCACGGGCTTCGCCCTCACCGCCGATGGCTACCTGGTGACCAGCTACCATGTAATTCAGGGGGCCGATTCCTTACTGATTGAAGGCCGCGACCGGCAGCGCTTCCGCGCCGAGCCAGTATTTACCGATGTAGCCCACGACCTGGCTATTCTCCAGATCAAGGACAAATCTTTCAAGGGCTTTGGCCGCCTGCCTTACTCCTTCAAGCGGGGCCAGTCGGACCTGGGCGAGAAAGTTTATACTCTGGGCTACCCCCGCGAGGACCTTGTGTTTAACGACGGCTCGCTGAGCGCCCGCTCCGGCTTCGAGGGCGACACGGGCTTCTATCAAATCAGCATTCCGGTAAACCCGGGCAACTCGGGCGGCCCCTTGCTCGACGACAGAGGCAACCTGATTGGCGTTATCAGTGGGCGGCAGATGGACGTGCAGAGCGCCGCCTTCGCCACCAAATCGTCGTACCTGATGCGGCTGGTTGACTCGTTGAGTGCTGCCGGCGCTGGTCAGTCGTACAACTTGCCCCGGGCCAACCAGTTGGCGGGCACCTCGCGGCCCCAGCAGATCCGGAAGCTGCAGGATTACGTTTTTGTGGTGAAAGTGTATGAATAGCCTGTTCATTAGCAGGTTTTGCTCCACTTGGTTTCTGTACAAAAGCCCTGCCTGCCGGCGGGGCTTTTGCGTGGGAGCGGGCCTCCGAATGGGAGGTTTGGGGCTAAGTAGGGGGTAGCAGCCGCGCCGCCAGGGTAGTATTTGTGGCCTCAACCATATCAAAAACCCGGCGTTTCCCGTAGAGGCTTTCGGTGGTTGTGCCACCACTCTCCCGATACTTCCTTCACTGTTTCTTACTTGCCTGCTATGAGCTCTCAATTGCCCCAGGAAATCGAAAAAATTGCCCCCGAGGAAATCATTAACACCCTGCAGAGCGCCTATAAGGTATTTCAGGGTGAGCACGACCAGCTGGACGACCTGCTGAAGAACGGCGGGCAGCTGCTGCGCAAAGTAACCAAACGCTTCACGCCCACCCAGCTGATTGTGGGTATTGCGGTAGTGGCCAGCGTGGCCGTGCTGGTAGCCGCCCGTGCTATGGATACCGATCAGGAAGAGGCGGCATAACTGCTACCCTCTTCTACCTCTATAAAGCTCCTCAACCATGAGGAGCTTTTTTGTTACCCTTTTGTTGATATGGTTTTTTATATAAATAATTTACTTTATAATTGCATCAAGTCAAACTAATATTGCCTGCGTTATGAAAACAGCTACTTTCGCATTCCTGGGGATTGCCCTGCTACTGGGCACCGACGCCGTAGCCGCCTCTGCCTCGCCAGAGACTGAAAGCCTTCCCATCAGCACCACCGCAGCTCCCACGCTCACCACCGACGCAGGCGCAGCCGGCCGTGGGGGATGGATCAAGCGCAAGAAGCGGCGTGTAGTGCCCGCCTACCGCCGGAACATGCGGCGGCATCGGTAGAATTGGTGAAGCCGCTCCGAAAAACAGCAGCGCCTGACTCGCAAACCACTGCGGGTCAGGCGCTTTTTTATAGAGGCAGCTATTCTCAATTAGCTATCTGCCTGTTTTTTTTGTACATATCTTTATCATTTTCATATTATATATTGAATAAACAAAATAAATGGATTAAGATTGCCAATAGCTTCAACTATATAACGGCATAATACCATGAAAGCCTTGCTCGCCTCTGCCCTACTGATTACCGTGGTACTTACGGCTACTGAAATGGCGCAGGCAGCGGCTCCGGAGCCCGCCAATCGGGTTCGGCAGAAAACGGGCTGGTTTAGCAAGCTTCTCCCCGCCAAAAAGCGTCGTCCGCCCGTGCTGCCCTACGAGCGGGCCTTGCGGCGCAATGAGCTTTTCCGCTCTTAGTCAGGACTTACTTTTACTGAGCTTTTGATCGGCCGTGCTGTTGCTCCTGCTGCTTAGGCGGCAGGCAACAGCACGGCCGGCTCGTTGTGGGCAGGCGAGTTTACCAGCGGGCTGACTACATACTCCCGCATAGCATCGGGGGCATAGGGCTGGAGCAGCAGCTGGTGGCCGGCCAAGCCCAGGCCGTCATCTAGCCAGGCCAGCTCCGCCTCGCGCCCCGGCAACAACACGGGCATACGGTTGTGAATAGGAGCCATCAGGCTATTGGGGGCCGTGGTGATGATGGTGAAGGTAGGATGCACCTCTCCGGTATCCCGGTTCAGCCACTCATCCCAGAGGCCGGCGAAAGCAAACGGCTCTTCGGAAGTCAGCAGAATGCGGTGGGGCACTTTTCCGTGGGAGGTTACCTGCCATTCATAAAAGCTGTCGGCCAGCACCAGGGCCCGGCGGCGCTGCAGCAGCGTACGGAATGAGGGTTTTTCGGTGAGGGTTTCGGCACGGGCATTAATGGGGCGCGGGGCCTTCTGCACGTCGCGCACCCAGCCGGGCAGCAGCCCCCACTGTAACAGCTGAATACGCCCCGGCTCCGTGTTCAGGATAACCGGCAGCTGCTGGGAGGGGGCAGCGTTATAGGTGGGGCCGGCGGTGGAACCGGCAAAAGAGGCTTCGAAGCGGGCTTCCAGGGCCGCAGCGGGCGGAGTAACGGTATAACGGCCGCACATAGTCAGGCAGAAAATCGGGTGGAAATACCTGGATTTGAACGGCTGGCCTGTCGCATGGTTTAGGGAGCCGCCCTGAAAATGATGTTTCCCTGGTTTTGGCGGTACGCTTAGGGCTGCCGGTCCGCTGGCTCCTGCGCGGGTATGGGGTAGCGCTGCAGCAAGTCCAGCAGCACCCCGTTGGTCCAGCCAAATCCGTCCTGGAGCGGGTACTCGCCACCGCCACCCAGGGCCGCGGTATTCACCACATCATACTTTTCCATGAGCTTGCCGGTTTGCTGAAACACCCGATGGTTCAGCTCTATCCAGCGCCGGGCCACCGTGCCGGCCAGCTCCTGCTGCTGGTAGCGCCGCAGGCCCTGCACAGCCACCCACTGCAGCGGAGCCCAGGCATTGGGCGCGTCCCACTGCTGGCCTGTGGCCGTGAGGGTGGTTACCAGCCCGCCGGCTTTCAGAAACTCCTGGCGCAGCACGGCAGCCACTTTGCGGGCCTGCGCGGGGGTAGCCAGGCCGCTTTCCAGCGGAAACAGGCCGGCCAGAGTACGCACGGCGGAGTGGCGGCGCAGCTCCCAGTCGTAGTCCTGAAACCAGCCGGCGCGGGCATCCCAGCAGTAGCGCTGCACGGCTTTGGCGCGGGCGGCGGCCTGGGCCTGAAAGCGGCGGGCCGCCGCGGCCTCGCCGCGGAGCTGACTACTGCGGGCCAGGGTCAGCTCCAGCTGGTACAGCAGGCAGTTCAAATCAACGGGCACCAGGCTGGTGGTGCGAATAGACTCCAGGCCCTGCCCCGGCACAAACCAGCGGCTGCTGAAGTCCCAGCCGGAGGCCGCAGCGGCCCGCACGTTGCGGTAAAACTGGCCGGGAGGCTGGGAGCTGCGCCGGGCCGCCGTTACATCTTGCAGGTAAGATTCTTCGCGCGGCTCCTCGCTCCGGTCCCAGTAGCGGTTCAGGGTTTCCCTGCCAGGCAGGCGCACCACCGAGCGGTAGGCCTTGCCGGGAGCCACGGAGTCGGCGCCAGCCATCCAGAACTGGTACTCCCGCAGCAGGGGCTGGTGGTAGCGCCGGAGCACCGTATCGCCCTGCTCCTGGGCCAGCAGCTCTACCATACGGCTGAAAAACGGGGGCTGGGAGCGGGTGAGGTAGTACGTGCGGTTTCCGTTCGGGATAAAGCCGTAGCGGGTAATCAGGAAGGCGAAGTTGTCCAGCATGCCCCGTATCAGCTCGGGCCGACCGCTCACGCGCAGCCCCAGCATAGTGAAGTAGGAGTCCCAGTAGTACACCTCGCGGAAGCGGCCCCCAGGCACCACGTAAGGCCGCGGCAGGGGTAGCAGCGAGGAGTACGGCGCTACTGAATCTTGGCCGGGGCGCCGTAGCACGCTCCAGAGCGTATCGAGGTGGTGGCGAAGGCCACCGGCTACCCGGGTGTGGTAGCCGGAAGCGGAGGCTTCGGGCAGCTGAAAATACGCCCGTACAAACCGGCCCAGATCAAAGCCCGGCAGGCGGCGCTGCTCCTCGTAGGCGGCCAGCACCACGGCCGGCGGCTCCAGGGGCACGGCATCCACGAAGGTTTTGTTGTCGGGAAAAACACGGCCCAGCTGCACGGCTTCAAACAACCCCGGAAACAGCTGCCGGGGGCTGCGCGGCCCGGCAGGCTGGGCGCACGCCAGCCGGGCTATCAGCAGCAGAAAAAGGCAAACAACGTGGGTTTTCTTCATGGGGATGAGCGGGAAGCTGACCACCCCTATACGCCGGCGGCACCGGCAAGGTCGAGGGACCTGCCGGGGGGTAGCACTAACTTGGCCGCTGCCGGCTGGAGCCCGGCACAGGCGCTGCCTTACTTTTCCGGCTCGAGGCGGGGTAGGGCAATGAAAAAGGTGGTGCCATCGTCCTCGGCGCTTTCAAACCAGATGCGCCCCCGGTGCAGCTCCACGATGGCTTTGATAATGGACATGCCCAGGCCGGTGGTTTTCTCGCCCCGCAAACCGGGCCGGCGGGCCGGCGTGAACCGCTCGAACAGAACAGGCTGCATTTGCTGCGGAATGCCGATGCCGGTGTCCTTTATAGTTATCAGCACTTCGTGGCCCAGGTCCTGAAGCGCCACCTGAATGTGGCCGCTGTCGGGGGTGAACTTGATGGAGTTGCTGAGCAGGTTGTTGACTACCTGCATAAACTTGTTGTGGTCGAGGTGGAGGTAGCAGGCAGCGGGGCCGGTAAAGGAAAAATGCTTGCCCAGCCCCCCCTCCGATTTTTGCAGCTCCTGCACTATCTCGTGCAACGATGGGCTTAGGTTTACCCGCTCCAGCTTCACCCGCACGCTCGACGACTCCATAAACTCGTTATCCACGAAGTCCCGGATCAGGTTGACGCTGTCCTGGCAGGTGGTCTGCACGGACTGGAGCAACTCCGAGAGCTGGGCGTCCTGCAGGCTTTCAATCCGCTCACCCAGGTAGCCCGCTACCTGCTTGATCATGATGAAGGGCCCAGCCAGGTCATGCGAGAGAATCTCGAGGGTAGTGTTTTTCTTTTTATTGAAGCGGTCGGCGTTATCAATGTACTCGCGGGTTTGCGTGATGTCCTGCACGGTGCCGCTCAGGTAGGTCTGGCCCGGAGCCTGCTCTACCCGCCCGACCGTAAAGCACAGCCACTGAGGCCGCCCCGCACGCCCGGGAGAGGGCATCAGGCGCAGCTCCACATCTTCCACAAACTTGCCTTGCAGCAGGTGCGTGAGCCGGGCGGCAGCGTAGGTCTGGTCGTCGGGGTGCAGGCGGGCCAGCAGGGCGGGCAGGTCCTGGTTCACGGTTTCGCGGGGGTGCTGCACTATCGTATCGTAGGCTGCACTCACGTACACTACCTCTCTGGCCTCCACATGGTACACGAAATACAGCAGCTGGCTGCGCTCAGCCAGCGGACGAAACAGAGAAGCAAAATCGAGCATAGCCAGCGGTGGTGACGGTAGTGTAACATACGCAGGCACCGCCCAGACGTTCACCCGCTCACTTCCCTGCTACCGTCGGGCTGCTTTTGGGCTGGGCGGCGCTATCAGCCTACCCCACCCAGGAGTGCCGAAGCCCGGCCACCGGACCCCGTTGCGGCCGGCTTATGGTGCTGCGGCGGGCCCATCGGCTGAATAAACAGATGCCCAATATCGGGGTACCGGGCCTGCACCATCGCCTGCAGCCTGCTGATGGCCGCGCTCAGCTCGGGGGCCAGCAAGTGAGGCTGAAACTCTACCTGCAGCACCAGCAGAATATCGTGGGGGCTGAGGTAAGACGACAGGGGCGCGGCGGTGCTTACCACCGCGGCATCGGCCTGAACCAGGTGGCATATGTTTTCCAGCAGCTCGGCTTCGGCCGGCTCACCCAGCAGCAGGCTTTTGTTTTCGCGCAGCAATAGCCCCGCCACTACCACCAGCATCAGGCCAATGAGCACTGAGGCTACCCCATCGAGGTAGGGATTCTGGAGCTGGTGGCCCAGGAACACGCCCAGAAACGCTACCAGCAGCCCCAGCAAATCGGCGGCATCCTCGAACAGGACCACAAACACCGACGGATCTTTGCTACCCCGGAAGGCGGCCCAGAAGCGGCGGCGCCCCCGCTGGGCGTTGAACGTGCGCCGGGCCACCAGAAACGAAGCCCCATCGAAAAGAAAGGCCACGCCCAGCACCACGTAGTTCCAGGTGGGCTCGCCGGGCGGCACCGGATGGCGCAGGTGCTCGATGCCCTCGTACATGGAAATGCCGCCCCCAATGGCAAAAATGCAGATGGCCACGATAAATGACCAGAAATACAACTCCTTGCCGTAGCCAAAGGGCCGCTTCTCCGACGCCGGCCGCTGGCTGCGGTGCAGCCCCAGCAGCAGCAGCCACTCATTGGCCGTATCAACCAGGGAGTGGATACCTTCGGCTACCATAGCCGAGCTGCCGGTGAAGGCGGCCGCCACAAACTTGATAACGGCAATAGCCAGGTTGGCTGCCAGCGCCGCCACAATAGCCACTTTGGAAGAAGGCGGCGCGGCGGGCGCGGCGGGCGCGGCAGCGGGAGCAGAGGAAGCAGGGCGCACGGGTCAGCAGATTAGAAAGCGGAGGAAGCAGGAATACAGGCCTATTACGGGCCGGCGAGAGGCTATGGCTACCCTACCGGCCCGCTTCGGCGTGGGCTGCGTCTGCTACCGTGCAGCTGCCCAATAGCCATTTCCGACTATTCCCACGTACCAGAGGGGTAGCCCATTTCGCTTTCGTTGGCTTCCTTTGGTCTGTCCTTATTTCTATTCTGGCATGAAGTATCGTTCCGTTTTGTACCTAACCCTGTTTGGCGCCGCTGGGACCGCCGCTTTTCTGCTGTTTTCCCGCCCTGCCCAGGCGCAGGGAGCCTTGCGGGGTGCCGTCAGTGCTCCGGGCAGTACGCCCCGGCTGGTAGCCCGGCAGTTCAAGTTCACGGAAGGCCCGGCCGCGGACAAGGCCGGCAACGTGTTTTTCACCGATCAGCCCAACAACAAAATCTGGAAATACGGCACCGACGGCAAGCTGTCGGTTTTT is a genomic window containing:
- a CDS encoding DUF4175 domain-containing protein; this encodes MNSLTASASAPTTTALREAHREWAWRSTAALLVPAAAAGALLLALYLGWPVARLAVLGVAGLGLLGLAARLWHIWQQPLPRVARRLNRHHPELEDSSTLLLRDSTELNLLEQLQQQRLLDRLPHLSAAGPLLPVDFRRPLLLAGVLLALAAGVWWQHPTAGATPSQPTEKPLQLRFAAQKPLPPTAARILETRLRVQPPAYTRQPAFSPAAASFRCLRGSQVRWTVRLSRAVPAAPVLELGSRRVPLRAVPGRSAEFATEVPLTASVLYRIRFEGQLSEEYAIEVQPDQAPTIRLITPKAYTLVEFGRPPQVAIRAQLHDDFGLTRARLVATIAQGQGEAVKFREVVTDLSAALRGQPQTGTVQHLLRLPALGLTYGDEVYFYLQAWDNHQQLTRSDTYLVQWEDTTVQESALDVSLGVSAKPAYFRSQRQIIIDTEKLLAEQRGLPAATLLERANGIGFDQKILRMRYGKFLGEEADETIGGPAPGPPTADAPAEEPGLGSVVAEDHTEATPPTPAATPEGHSADDGHDHSHASSSSAHDAPGAALTAELMDPYIHHHDDSETADFLEPAVKAKLQAVLGQMWEAELRLRTGRPREALPFEYRALRLLKQVQQQTRAYVKKAGFTPPPMPEATTRLTGDLAGAAAPRRELQLAAPARQPVVRAALRLLTQLHGQASPPAGAATTLDQAGQELARAALQNPGAYLSALRELRSLSATLRRGQPAAAEKLPLIERALTALLPPAPPTPAHAAKPGNRLARRYLQELSR
- a CDS encoding trypsin-like peptidase domain-containing protein, with the protein product MKTEADYYALFDAYRAGTLPDEERTALERRLAADPALERRLQEFEALTGTLTAYGRRLALRRKLQAIHADMEAEQAVRLTPLAKVAEEDERHERFASGQPPRPMLRISRTEEKLRAFWHGHRATMMVAASVAIMAVFATLLGLEWWRASQKSSLYGYTVLRREVERIKRTQRSMNRTLNQIEAQPEKINPGKFSGTGFALTADGYLVTSYHVIQGADSLLIEGRDRQRFRAEPVFTDVAHDLAILQIKDKSFKGFGRLPYSFKRGQSDLGEKVYTLGYPREDLVFNDGSLSARSGFEGDTGFYQISIPVNPGNSGGPLLDDRGNLIGVISGRQMDVQSAAFATKSSYLMRLVDSLSAAGAGQSYNLPRANQLAGTSRPQQIRKLQDYVFVVKVYE
- a CDS encoding BatA domain-containing protein — protein: MFFSHAAAGWLALLGLAVPLAIYLWNRRPGRVVQVGSLRWLDAAANRRLRSIKPEQLLLFLLRAAVLSLLALALAEPTQRLPQPPVRGQVLLSSWATPAQVAAVRPLLDSLRGRGYQLRRLSIQKPIGPPQPWTTVGLAEPEGAADAPVAAAATPLPLPEASDSVAPASSLWSMVRQAADSLPNRPLVVLAPLTLDAFAGTRPALPAAVRWLPLPSPDSVAWPVAAWRPRPDSLVLLLAYGSENGISFRRARRPWPVASGPVVGLGPGIEVAFDAPRRQFTAVTDSVRRPLPLLTRPLRLAVSYDAAHAPSARVLAAALRAAGSVLPLSPRLTVGGALPLPTDSLDWLFWLRDAPVPAPWAGRVAQGLHIWQEAAGTGQVRAVSFAAPGSAVPVRLHRLDSAVAVGASTAWPLATGGPLLSTRPNGAGTWYRLHTRLDPAWSSLSESPELPALLLSLLLPELPAAPTLRPDPRVMPLRQLTAGPVAAPTTAPRATPGPVRALAPWAVAAAGLLFGLERLLAARRFRQQAA
- a CDS encoding RNA polymerase sigma factor → MGKGQPAYTDEEFVAAIRRDDDRALAQLYRLHFPMISHYVLQNSGTEDEAKDVYQEGVMVFYEKVREGSLELSCQIKTYLYAVCRRLWLKRLTEKTRFGGRLDDHEPYLETGAEADLEVAEERDRQLGTMSQALERIGEPCRSLLEGFYLLDKSMQQLTAEFGYTNADNAKNQKYKCLVRLKKLFFSQYQEHET